The genomic interval ATCAATTGCTGGCCCAAGGTGATACTTTTGAATCACAGACCGATACCGAGGTGCTGGCCCATTTAGTCGGGCGCTACTTCGATGCCAGCGATGAAAAAGACGGTGCCGCACGTCTTCGCTTGGCCCTGCAGGCTGCCCTGGCCAAGGTCAAAGGCACCTATGGCATCGCCGCCATGCATGCCAGCGTTCCCGGTGTCATCGTCGGCGCCCGTCTGGGCAGCCCGCTCGTCGTCGGACTGGGGGATGGTGAGCATTTCCTAGCCAGCGATGTCTCCGCCATCGTCGCTCATACCCGCGATGTCGTTTATCTGAATGACCATGACATCGTCAGCCTCACTGAGGCCCGTTATGACGTCACTTCCATGGATGGCGGCATTGCCCAGGTCAAAGTTAGCCGGGTAGAGTTCACTGCGGATGATGCCGAAAAGGGCGAGTACCCGCATTTTATGCTCAAGGAGATCTTTGAGCAGCCCAACTCCCTGCGCAATGCCATGCGCGGCCGCCTTTTGCGCGATGACGGCGTCGCAATCCTGGGCGGCCTGAACATGACGCCCCAGGAGCTGCGTGGCATTGACCGCATCATCCTTAGCGGCTGCGGCACGGCCTTCCATGCCGCCATGGTGGGTGAATACGTCATCGAAACCCTGGCCCGCGTCCCTACGGAGGTGGAAATCGCCAGCGAGTTCCGCTATCGCAACGTCCCGGCGGATAAAAACACCCTCCAGTTCGTCCTCAGCCAGAGTGGCGAGACCATTGACACCCTGGCCGCCATGCGGGAAGCACGCCGTAAGGGCATCAAATGCCTCGGCATCGTCAACAGCGTCGGCAGCACCATCGCCCGCGAGAGCGACGGCGGCTGCTACATCCATGCCGGACCTGAGATCGGTGTGGCCGCGACGAAGACCTTCACCTCCCAAGTGATGATCATGACGCTCCTGGGCATGCTCTTTGGCCGCATTCATCACCTCTCCAGCGCCGACGGCATGGAGATGATTGACGAGCTGGAAGCCATCCCGGACAAGATCGCCAGCATCCTCACCCAGACGGACCGCATCAAGGCCATCGCTGAAAAGCACGCCCATGCCGAGGGCATGCTCTTCATGGGCCGCCAGGCCAACTACCCCGTCGCGCTGGAAGGCGCGCTGAAGATGAAGGAAATCAGTTACATCTACGCCAGCGGTCACCCCAGCGCCGAGCTGAAGCACGGCGTCATCGCCCTGGTCAAGCCGGACATGCCCTCCGTTTTCATTGCTCCCGACGATGCCGTTTTTGACAAAAACGTCAGCAATATCGAGGAAGTGCTCGCCCGCAAAGGCCCCGTCATCTGCGTGACCACTGAGGGCCGCACCGAGCTGGAACGCCTGACGGAAGACGTCATTTACATCCCCGACTGCCCCTCCTACCTCAGCCCCCTGCTCACCGTCATCCCGCTGCAACTCCTGTCCTACTACACCGCCGTGGCCCGTGGCTGCGATGTGGACAAGCCGCGCAACCTGGCGAAAAGCGTGACGGTGGAGTGATTCGCGGCTCCGTTTTATGCTGCTGGCAGACACATGGGTTTGTCAGCAGCAAACAGACCTCCCCAGGCATCCTTTTGTGCCCCTCTTGCACTCGGATGTGCGGTGGACAAAATCCAAAAGCTGTCACACAAGTGACCAGGAGAGATTAATTTGGATGCTGAAAAAAGTCCGGTTCATTGAACACCGTGCTCCAAACCAGCATCTAAAACCTTTCCAACCAAACCCACCGTGTCCAAGTTTCTGAACGTGCTCTATCTCAGCATGGCGCTCGTCGTCGTGATGACAAATCACGGTCGGAGCCAGGAAACATCCCAGTCCAATTCCATTGCCGCCAGTGCGGGCACGTTTGTGGCCCAGGTCATTTTTTGGACGGAGGACCAGACCCCGGCCGACTTCCTGGAAATGGCCGGGCAGCATACCAAGGCGCGCTGGCGCACGATGTACCGTCCTCAGCCCCCCTCCCCCACGGCGGACCGTAACAAGGCCGCCTTCACCCTCGGCAGCTTGATTGGAGAAACCTTCCTCATCTGGGAGGCCGGGGATTCCCAGCAGTTCCGCAATAACAACCAGGACATCGTCACCTACTGCCGCATGCTCGGCCTTGGGGAAAAAATGAAACCCCGCCTCATGGCCCAGGCCAAAATGGCAGAAATGGACGACTGGAAAAACCTTCGCCAGGAGATTGTGGACGGCCACCAGGAGCTCATGCGCCTCCTGCGTGAGCAGATGGATGACGATCTGGCCATCCTGGTAGACATCGGAGCCTGGATGCGCTCCCTGGAGATCGTCTCAAAGCTCGTCGTCGAAATCCCGGATGTGGACAAGCGCCCTCTTTGCATCGGCTCCCCTGCCCTCCTGGCCGAGCTGCGCCAGGACTTCGCCACCCTTGGCGAGGTCACCCGCCGCTCACTCCTCGTTCAGCCCGTCATCAGCGTGCTGACCGAGCTGGAAAAAGTCTGGAACGACACCAACACCGGCCCTCCCACCCAGTCCATGGTCGCCCGCACCCATGAGCAACTGCGTGATGTCATGGCGGAGCTGACGCTGAAGTAGGCACCCACGGGTAATC from Prosthecobacter sp. SYSU 5D2 carries:
- the glmS gene encoding glutamine--fructose-6-phosphate transaminase (isomerizing); this encodes MCGIVGYIGKRQASPILLDGLRRLEYRGYDSAGIALLNGSDSVNIIKRAGRIENLRQAVADLAPTGETGISHTRWATHGAATDENAHPHRDQSGKLVLVHNGVIENYQTLRDQLLAQGDTFESQTDTEVLAHLVGRYFDASDEKDGAARLRLALQAALAKVKGTYGIAAMHASVPGVIVGARLGSPLVVGLGDGEHFLASDVSAIVAHTRDVVYLNDHDIVSLTEARYDVTSMDGGIAQVKVSRVEFTADDAEKGEYPHFMLKEIFEQPNSLRNAMRGRLLRDDGVAILGGLNMTPQELRGIDRIILSGCGTAFHAAMVGEYVIETLARVPTEVEIASEFRYRNVPADKNTLQFVLSQSGETIDTLAAMREARRKGIKCLGIVNSVGSTIARESDGGCYIHAGPEIGVAATKTFTSQVMIMTLLGMLFGRIHHLSSADGMEMIDELEAIPDKIASILTQTDRIKAIAEKHAHAEGMLFMGRQANYPVALEGALKMKEISYIYASGHPSAELKHGVIALVKPDMPSVFIAPDDAVFDKNVSNIEEVLARKGPVICVTTEGRTELERLTEDVIYIPDCPSYLSPLLTVIPLQLLSYYTAVARGCDVDKPRNLAKSVTVE